The following proteins are co-located in the Bubalus bubalis isolate 160015118507 breed Murrah chromosome 21, NDDB_SH_1, whole genome shotgun sequence genome:
- the LOC102413417 gene encoding uncharacterized protein LOC102413417 isoform X3: protein MTATPRQLANPSAPGAATSVPTRGARPPDSRLAQLNPLCGARMERRELGKAAARRRGTDGEPSAAGTAPKGRGDSRTSQDISRLGKSPPPPFLRGEYTQKVHVMEWRGIRAQRLPAAHPAPTLTRGAGHGSRGSLAGRLSSLGRAREGLGQLQK from the coding sequence ATGACCGCGACCCCGCGGCAACTGGCAAACCCCTCGGCTCCCGGCGCCGCCACCTCGGTCCCCACCCGAGGCGCACGGCCGCCCGACTCGAGGCTGGCTCAGCTGAATCCTCTCTGCGGGGCACGAATGGAGCGCCGGGAGCTCGGGAAGGCGGCGGCGCGCAGACGAGGAACGGACGGAGAGCCTTCGGCTGCCGGGACAGCGCCAAAGGGACGCGGCGACTCGCGCACATCTCAGGACATATCGAGGCTTGGGAAATCCCCTCCACCTCCGTTCTTAAGAGGGGAGTACACCCAGAAAGTGCATGTGATGGAGTGGAGAGGAATCCGCGCGCAGCGACTACCCGCAGCGCACCCTGCTCCCACTCTCACTCGCGGAGCTGGCCACGGCAGTCGCGGATCCCTGGCAGGGAGGCTGAGTTCGCTGGGCCGAGCGCGTGAGGG
- the LOC102413417 gene encoding uncharacterized protein LOC102413417 isoform X1 produces the protein MTATPRQLANPSAPGAATSVPTRGARPPDSRLAQLNPLCGARMERRELGKAAARRRGTDGEPSAAGTAPKGRGDSRTSQDISRLGKSPPPPFLRGEYTQKVHVMEWRGIRAQRLPAAHPAPTLTRGAGHGSRGSLAGRLSSLGRAREGGRKQGRRRLGKKWSRNGKIQTHPQQMVSRCKLRCFRAFPRARPLPPARAPPQTHSLGHTRARALTYTHTQTHTHTHTHSRARAGPREYSMKPPHNK, from the exons ATGACCGCGACCCCGCGGCAACTGGCAAACCCCTCGGCTCCCGGCGCCGCCACCTCGGTCCCCACCCGAGGCGCACGGCCGCCCGACTCGAGGCTGGCTCAGCTGAATCCTCTCTGCGGGGCACGAATGGAGCGCCGGGAGCTCGGGAAGGCGGCGGCGCGCAGACGAGGAACGGACGGAGAGCCTTCGGCTGCCGGGACAGCGCCAAAGGGACGCGGCGACTCGCGCACATCTCAGGACATATCGAGGCTTGGGAAATCCCCTCCACCTCCGTTCTTAAGAGGGGAGTACACCCAGAAAGTGCATGTGATGGAGTGGAGAGGAATCCGCGCGCAGCGACTACCCGCAGCGCACCCTGCTCCCACTCTCACTCGCGGAGCTGGCCACGGCAGTCGCGGATCCCTGGCAGGGAGGCTGAGTTCGCTGGGCCGAGCGCGTGAGGG tGGTCGGAAACAAGGCAGGAGGCGGCTTGGGAAAAAGTGgagcagaaatggaaaaatacaaactCACCCGCAGCAAATGGTCTCTCGGTGCAAACTAAGGTGTTTTCGGGCCTTTCCCCGAGCGCGCCCACTCCCGCCCGCGCGCGCACCCCCGCAAACACACTCACTTGgtcacacacgcgcgcgcgcgctcacatatacacacacacagacacacacgcacacacacacgcactcccGGGCGAGGGCCGGGCCGCGCGAGTACAGCATGAAACCGCCACACAATAAATAA